AATTAGTGTTATTTATCAAATGGATGCAGCTCTGATCTGTATATTTGTTCATTCCTCAGGAAATTATCTCCTTCTCACCTTCCTATCAATACCATACATAGCACTTTTCTCTCCCCAACTTCAGTCTGTGCGGCTGAGTGTATACGAAGTAGGCTGAGCATATTAAAGTTAATCTGTCATGCATCTATGGTTCAGAAATATTCCCTATCAGGCTTTGCTGTTTCATCCGAAGGAGAAGGCTCATATAAACTGCTGTATGCCAGAAATGGCTCGGCAGAGATGTTGCAGCTAATGAGATGTAATGCAAGAAACCAAAGTGCTAATGTGTCCGAGGGGCAAGTTTTAACTGATGACTTTCAAGAAGAGGACTATTCCAACAAGGACAAGGATTTTAACAGCAAGGATGGTAAGGAAAAGGAAGTAGACAGAAGAAGAAAGATTGGATTAGCAAACAGAGGAAAAGTGCCATGGAACAAAGGCAGAAAACATAGTCCAGGTAGCCTTTATATGGATGGTGATATGTTAATTATACGACATATATCTGTGTAGTTTAACTATTTGCAGTACCTTGCAGAGACTCGTGAGAAGATCAGACAGAGAACCAAAGAAGCTTTGAGTGATCCCAAGGTGAAGTCATGTAAGAATCAATTGTACGAAGTCCTTCATGTTGCgtttacttttaaaatagaTATGAAGCATGTGCTGTTGTTTGATAAAGAAAGTTTGTTTAgttcacaattttttaaaatgtccaATTGTTCATACTTTTGGTTTTGCTTTGAAGTTTTGACTTGCACATGAAAGACCACAATCCACTGCTCTCTTTCCTTTGTTTTCCCTCAAAGCATTCCTTCTGACTAATAGGAACTTACAATTGTAGCATGATAATGTACTGACCACTCTGGTACATATATATCATTCTCTTTctcctaaaatatattttatcttatttcagGTAAGACAAAAGATGTCTGAATGTCCACGCTCTCTTAGGTACTTTCCCTCTCGTCTTTATTATGCTATATTTTGAAGTTGTATGCAATTATACAGCTATACGTCATTGCGTGTTGATAAGATATTCACATCTGCTATGTCTACGAGCGCTCTGAAAAGCTTAGGATTTTGGTATGTGTAATGAGAGTTCTGGCCCAAAGTATGACATCATGTTCTAACACTCATTCACTAGCTTCGTTAAGTGCAAGAGTTAGCTTGGTTGTATGAGAACTTTAATTTTAGGATTTGGGACAATCTCGAGGAATTGTTACAGACGAGTAGGGGACACCTAACTTAAGTCAGCAAGAATGTGTTTGTATATGTCTGTGGTACGTGTCAGGTTTTTGGTAGACTGATTCTCTATCGATCTGTCTAAGTTCAAGCTAAAGATTCTGTTGAGAAGAAAGTACTACATCATAGAGAAGGGAATACCCTTGGCATAGAGAGATAACAAAGAAAGCGCTATGTTAAGCAAAAATATTTTGCTTAAAGTTCCAACTGCTAGCTCCCAGTTCTTCTTGCTTTGTATGTGCTTCTGGCTAGCCACAATTATTTTCGCTGATGAGATATCTATTTAAGCGATTTCAGCTGATTACAGAGCTTTGTAACCTCCTCTTActgtctttatttatttatttttggatgGAGCACCTCCTCTTTGTGTCATTTCTGACCAGAATAACTAAATAGTGGTTCACTGTCGCAATCTGAATAAATCATACTAACCCATCTGTCAAACATCaggttataaaaaaaaaattagttttctcATTGTGAAACGTTAATTTACTAGAATGTATCAACAAAATCATTGCCACCATAAGTTATCTTCCAAAGGAAAGAGGGGTCACAAGGAACAAATCAGGCTGAAATGTTGTCCACATGATTTTGCAAAGAGGAATATCAAGATATAAGAGCTTTAAAAGCTCCCTCTAAGTCGAGGCAAATTTTCAGCAGACCTTCACCCTGTTTCAAACTGTGCGCACAACCAGTCATAATTGATCAGCAAGAAGAACCTGCTCCTGCTAAGCCGCACATAAACTGCTAAGTTTGTGAGCTTTAGATATTTACTTTCATGATTTACTGTTCATCCTATGCATAGGTTGTGTATTGATATCTAAAATCAATCCAAACGATAGTTCTGCtccctttttaaatttgtttttagaaCTTTAATCACTGGTTTGAAACTTTAGAAGTTATTCAGTAGAGGATGCATACTAGTAGTGTGTGGTGTCTTGACCTTCGGTGCTAACCTTTGTGATCACTAGGAAGTTGCAAGTATAGCCAGAAGTCTCTCTTTACTCTGTTATTGAATGATAAAAATTGTTTGAATCACTCTAACTGCAGCATGAATAGTTCACCACAAAGAATAACTTGCAAAATAGACCTGTTCCATTTAAATTTGGAAGTTCATAATAACTCTCTTTTGCAGCAATCAGACCAAGTTACGAATACGCGCATCTCTCAGAAAGCTCTGGGGTGAAAGATTAAAATGGAAAAGGTCAAGGGAGAAATTTTTTCAGTCATGGGCTGAAAGCGTTGCAAATGCTGCTAAGGTAGGTGGGAGCGACCAAGAAGAATTAGAATGGGACAGCTACGACAAGATCAAAAGAGAGATAGCTCTTGAACGACTTCAATTGGCTGCAGAAAAGGCTAAGGCAAAAGAAATCACACGCATACGAGCTGAGAGAGCAGCACAGAGAAAGACGGAAAGGATGCAGAGACTTGCTCAAAGGAGAAAAGAACGAGAAGAAAAGCAAAAAGTTGAAGGAAAAACGAAGAGACCAAGAAGACGGTCAAAGCAAGAGAAAGAAGAGTTAGCTGTTGCTGAAGAATTGAAACTCAAGGCGAAATTAGTGAAGGTCAGAACTAAACAAAACCTTGCTTGAACACTGAGTAAAATATGCATGGGTTGTATTTGGCACTCTCACCTAGATGATCCCATAGATCAATTTCTATTCCTTTGGCCATTCCAAGAAAATGCTGTAGCTACTAAAATGAAGTCACATATTATAGTCTCTCCAACATCAAAATTTCTACTTTTTGCTCAATTCCCTCTGGAAAAAGGAAACACAACTGCTGTACAAGTTAGCACCGAACTATAAAATATTCCAAAATGAATTCCAGATGTGGATGCGGCTAAAAAGTTGTCATTTTGGTGCATTATTTGTGTTCTATAAGTGATGCCATATCCTCTATATTCACAGTTCTTCTGTGATTAGAATGTTGTCATCTTGGTGCCTTCTTTTTTGTGTTATTACTGATGCGATATCCTGTGTGCTCACAGATTCAGAAGAAAAAGTCCACACTTAGCCATGTTTGTAGAGAACATCGACGAGCTTGGGAGAAACTCGATGTAGCATTCATAAAGAGACCTCAAGTACAAAAAACAGTTTCTCTTGCAGACCAGATTCGTGCTGCCAAGAAGAGAACA
This portion of the Solanum pennellii chromosome 12, SPENNV200 genome encodes:
- the LOC107007344 gene encoding stress response protein NST1 isoform X1; translation: MRLSIFFSMKLSPSHLPINTIHSTFLSPTSVCAAECIRSRLSILKLICHASMVQKYSLSGFAVSSEGEGSYKLLYARNGSAEMLQLMRCNARNQSANVSEGQVLTDDFQEEDYSNKDKDFNSKDGKEKEVDRRRKIGLANRGKVPWNKGRKHSPETREKIRQRTKEALSDPKVRQKMSECPRSLSNQTKLRIRASLRKLWGERLKWKRSREKFFQSWAESVANAAKVGGSDQEELEWDSYDKIKREIALERLQLAAEKAKAKEITRIRAERAAQRKTERMQRLAQRRKEREEKQKVEGKTKRPRRRSKQEKEELAVAEELKLKAKLVKIQKKKSTLSHVCREHRRAWEKLDVAFIKRPQVQKTVSLADQIRAAKKRTMDVNEKAFGITSSNSQSIEVSAEAKFITVETK
- the LOC107007344 gene encoding stress response protein NST1 isoform X2, yielding MVQKYSLSGFAVSSEGEGSYKLLYARNGSAEMLQLMRCNARNQSANVSEGQVLTDDFQEEDYSNKDKDFNSKDGKEKEVDRRRKIGLANRGKVPWNKGRKHSPETREKIRQRTKEALSDPKVRQKMSECPRSLSNQTKLRIRASLRKLWGERLKWKRSREKFFQSWAESVANAAKVGGSDQEELEWDSYDKIKREIALERLQLAAEKAKAKEITRIRAERAAQRKTERMQRLAQRRKEREEKQKVEGKTKRPRRRSKQEKEELAVAEELKLKAKLVKIQKKKSTLSHVCREHRRAWEKLDVAFIKRPQVQKTVSLADQIRAAKKRTMDVNEKAFGITSSNSQSIEVSAEAKFITVETK